The DNA window GGATTATGGAGGTGATTAATCCAGAGGATGATTTCGTATGGGTTCATGACTATCATCTAATGGCGTTGCCTACTTTCTTGAGGAAGAGGTTTAATAAGGTGAAACTTGGGTTTTTCCTCCATAGTCCATTCCCTTCGTCAGAGATTTATAAGACATTGCCTATTAGAGAAGAGCTCTTGCGAGCCCTGTTGAATTCAGATTTAATTGGGTTCCATACTTTTGACTACGCTAGACATTTCTTGTCTTGTTGTAGTAGAATGCTTGGCCTTTCCTATGAATCCAAGAGAGGATACATAGGCATCGAGTACTGTGGTAGGACTGTAAGCATCAAAATTCTTCCTGTTGGTATACATATGGGTCAGCTTCAGTCGGTGTTGAGCCTTCCAGAGACTGAAGCAAAGGTCAAGGAGCTCATTAAGCAGTTTAGCGATCAAGATAGGATAATGTTGCTGGGGGTGGATGACATGGACATTTTTAAGGGTATAAGTTTGAAGTTGCTGGCAATGGAACAGTTACTTATGCAGCATCCAGAGTGGCAAGGGAAGATAGTGTTGGTGCAGATAGCGAATCCTGCTAGGGGTAAAGGAAAAGATGTGAAAGAAGTCCAAGCTGAGACACATGCTGCTGTGAAACGAATCAATGAAACATTTGGGAAGCCTGGATATGACCCCATTGTCTTGATTGATGCACCATTGAAGTTTTACGAGAAAGTGGCCTATTATGTTGTCGCAGAGTGTTGCTTGGTCACTGCTGTAAGGGACGGAATGAATCTCATACCCTATGAATACATAATCAGTCGCCAAGGTAATGATCGATTGAACAAATTGTTGGGACAAGAACCTTCTACCCCTAAGAAAAGCATGTTGGTCATCTCTGAATTTATTGGTTGCTCTCCATCTTTGAGTGGAGCCATTCGAGTAAACCCTTGGAATATTGATGCTGTGGCAGATGCAATGGACTTTGCCTTGGAGATGGCAGAACCTGAAAAACAACTCCGGCATGAGAAGCATTACCGATATGTCAGTACCCATGATGTTGGGTATTGGGCACGTAGTTTTCTTCAGGATTTGGAGAGGACATGTCGCGATCATTCAAGGAGGAGATGCTGGGGTATTGGATTTGGACTAAGCTTCAGAGTTGTGGCACTTGATCCTAACTTCAAGAAGCTTTCAATGGAGCGCATAGTGTCAGCTTATAAGAGGACCACAACCAGGGCAATTCTTCTGGATTATGATGGCACGCTAATGCCTCAGGCTTCTATTGATAAGAGCCCATCCTCAAAGTCCATTGACATCATAAACAACTTGTGTAGAGATAAGAACAACATGGTTTTCCTTGTCAGTGCTCGAAGCCGCAACACAGTTGATGAATGGTTCTCTGAGTGTGAGAAACTGGGATTAGCAGCAGAACATGGCTACTTTCTTAGGTAAATTGGTTCGTTTTTTAAACTAATTCCAAATACTAGGCTTGAggtgattttgtttgaaattgatgaTTGTGTTTGTAGGCTAAAAAGAGATGCAGAGTGGGAGACACGCGTCCCTGTAGCAGATACCACTTGGAAGCAGATTGCAGAGCCTGTGATGCAGCTTTACACTGAAACAACAGATGGGTCAACTATCGAGGACAAGGAAACTTCACTAGTATGGTGCTATGAGGATGCAGATCCAGACTTTGGGTCATGCCAAGCAAAAGAACTTCTTGATCATCTTGAAAGTGTGCTAGCCAATGAACCTGTTACAGTCAAGAGTGGGCAGAACATAGTGGAGGTCAAACCTCAGGTTCGCACTATATATCCCTGTGTTCTGTTGTatattctgtttttcttttgttcccTTAATTTAAACCTCGTGGGCTTGCATTTGAGTATGGTATCATCTCAATTAAATCTAAAGATAAATTTGGTGGAAATTTTATGGGGAGATCGGTTCCATTGCAACCGGAC is part of the Populus alba chromosome 10, ASM523922v2, whole genome shotgun sequence genome and encodes:
- the LOC118046453 gene encoding alpha,alpha-trehalose-phosphate synthase [UDP-forming] 6 isoform X2 — translated: MVSRSYSNLLELASGESPSFGRMSRRIPRIMTVAGIMSDIDDDPSESVCSDPSSSSIPKDRIIIVANQLPIRAQRKSDGSKSWIFSWDENSLLLQLKDGLGDDEIEVIYVGCLKEEVHPNEQDEVSQILLETFKCVPTFLPPDLFSRYYHGFCKQQLWPLFHYMLPLSPDLGGRFNRSLWQAYVSVNKIFADRIMEVINPEDDFVWVHDYHLMALPTFLRKRFNKVKLGFFLHSPFPSSEIYKTLPIREELLRALLNSDLIGFHTFDYARHFLSCCSRMLGLSYESKRGYIGIEYCGRTVSIKILPVGIHMGQLQSVLSLPETEAKVKELIKQFSDQDRIMLLGVDDMDIFKGISLKLLAMEQLLMQHPEWQGKIVLVQIANPARGKGKDVKEVQAETHAAVKRINETFGKPGYDPIVLIDAPLKFYEKVAYYVVAECCLVTAVRDGMNLIPYEYIISRQGNDRLNKLLGQEPSTPKKSMLVISEFIGCSPSLSGAIRVNPWNIDAVADAMDFALEMAEPEKQLRHEKHYRYVSTHDVGYWARSFLQDLERTCRDHSRRRCWGIGFGLSFRVVALDPNFKKLSMERIVSAYKRTTTRAILLDYDGTLMPQASIDKSPSSKSIDIINNLCRDKNNMVFLVSARSRNTVDEWFSECEKLGLAAEHGYFLRLKRDAEWETRVPVADTTWKQIAEPVMQLYTETTDGSTIEDKETSLVWCYEDADPDFGSCQAKELLDHLESVLANEPVTVKSGQNIVEVKPQNLRIDGRHLERKRLGKSTRLQFK
- the LOC118046453 gene encoding alpha,alpha-trehalose-phosphate synthase [UDP-forming] 6 isoform X1, with product MVSRSYSNLLELASGESPSFGRMSRRIPRIMTVAGIMSDIDDDPSESVCSDPSSSSIPKDRIIIVANQLPIRAQRKSDGSKSWIFSWDENSLLLQLKDGLGDDEIEVIYVGCLKEEVHPNEQDEVSQILLETFKCVPTFLPPDLFSRYYHGFCKQQLWPLFHYMLPLSPDLGGRFNRSLWQAYVSVNKIFADRIMEVINPEDDFVWVHDYHLMALPTFLRKRFNKVKLGFFLHSPFPSSEIYKTLPIREELLRALLNSDLIGFHTFDYARHFLSCCSRMLGLSYESKRGYIGIEYCGRTVSIKILPVGIHMGQLQSVLSLPETEAKVKELIKQFSDQDRIMLLGVDDMDIFKGISLKLLAMEQLLMQHPEWQGKIVLVQIANPARGKGKDVKEVQAETHAAVKRINETFGKPGYDPIVLIDAPLKFYEKVAYYVVAECCLVTAVRDGMNLIPYEYIISRQGNDRLNKLLGQEPSTPKKSMLVISEFIGCSPSLSGAIRVNPWNIDAVADAMDFALEMAEPEKQLRHEKHYRYVSTHDVGYWARSFLQDLERTCRDHSRRRCWGIGFGLSFRVVALDPNFKKLSMERIVSAYKRTTTRAILLDYDGTLMPQASIDKSPSSKSIDIINNLCRDKNNMVFLVSARSRNTVDEWFSECEKLGLAAEHGYFLRLKRDAEWETRVPVADTTWKQIAEPVMQLYTETTDGSTIEDKETSLVWCYEDADPDFGSCQAKELLDHLESVLANEPVTVKSGQNIVEVKPQGVSKGLVAKRLLSIMQENEMSPDFVLCIGDDRSDEDMFEVITTSMAGPSIAENAEVFACTVGRKPSKAKYYLDDTAEIVRLMQGLASVSEQTGTV